A section of the Arcobacter roscoffensis genome encodes:
- a CDS encoding DMT family transporter: MTDTNKNLFYFLMFLAMAGWGASWVNAKVLSSYINEYELIFLRNFFTIASLVPVLIFTRKYFYINKRSFLLAILASVIMIAYMKCYFLGTKFGTASLGGALVTTLIPINTFLIMAFFYGKKIVKKDYFALAIGALGVMTMLNVWSFSSEQIFTIQNMYFLGASILWPALTITSSKITKTSPMVFTLYMYIITSIMVAVFFTESLEFNYSSYDTIFWINILGLAIVSTTFSTTVYFIGIEKLGTNEVSSFIFLVPLFAILFSIIFLKEHLSISLLIGTILTLIAVKILNNIKIFKKRGKVEH, encoded by the coding sequence ATGACAGATACAAATAAAAACCTATTTTACTTTTTGATGTTTCTAGCTATGGCTGGATGGGGAGCTTCATGGGTAAATGCAAAAGTTTTAAGCTCATATATAAATGAATATGAACTTATATTTTTAAGAAACTTCTTTACAATTGCAAGTTTAGTTCCTGTACTTATCTTTACTAGAAAATATTTTTATATAAATAAAAGAAGTTTTCTTTTAGCTATCTTAGCATCAGTAATCATGATAGCTTATATGAAATGCTATTTTTTAGGAACAAAGTTTGGTACAGCTTCACTTGGTGGAGCACTTGTAACAACACTAATTCCAATAAATACCTTTTTGATTATGGCTTTTTTTTATGGTAAAAAAATAGTAAAAAAAGACTATTTTGCATTAGCAATTGGAGCTTTAGGAGTTATGACTATGTTAAATGTTTGGTCTTTTTCAAGTGAGCAAATATTTACAATACAAAATATGTATTTCTTAGGAGCTTCTATTTTGTGGCCTGCTCTTACAATAACAAGCTCTAAAATTACTAAAACCTCGCCTATGGTGTTTACTTTATATATGTATATTATTACATCTATTATGGTTGCTGTATTCTTTACAGAATCATTAGAGTTTAATTACTCTAGTTATGACACAATTTTTTGGATAAATATCTTGGGACTAGCTATAGTTTCAACAACTTTTTCGACAACTGTATATTTTATAGGTATTGAGAAACTTGGAACAAATGAAGTAAGTTCTTTTATATTTCTAGTACCATTATTTGCTATTTTATTTAGTATTATTTTCTTAAAAGAGCACTTAAGTATTTCACTTCTAATAGGTACTATATTAACACTAATAGCTGTGAAAATTTTAAATAATATAAAGATTTTCAAAAAAAGAGGAAAAGTTGAGCACTGA
- a CDS encoding AraC family transcriptional regulator: protein MSKILQNILFENVKQSTNDFTKHYHDTYTIGLTYKGVLKSYNSFETYDSYEYSIRINNPGEVHSGKSKEWSHANFYPTVDLLSNLYEQIFYEKKTPFFQRHIVENKLLFLKLHNFFTAYFTKEDEMFVESLLIEALSELILSNTIYTKEYNKIFEDRKLIKNTYELINDSLDTNFTLDALASNVNLSKYHFLRLFKKEFGLTPHAFIINQRLNKANRLIQKGVSISQASVEVGFNDQSHYTRNFKKFFGYTPLTLKKNSNFIL, encoded by the coding sequence ATGTCAAAAATACTACAAAATATTCTTTTTGAAAATGTTAAACAATCAACAAATGATTTTACAAAACACTACCATGATACATATACTATAGGTCTTACATATAAAGGTGTTTTAAAATCATATAATTCTTTTGAGACATATGATTCTTATGAATACTCAATAAGAATAAATAACCCAGGAGAGGTTCACTCAGGAAAATCAAAAGAGTGGAGCCATGCAAATTTCTATCCAACAGTTGATTTATTATCAAATCTATATGAGCAAATATTTTATGAAAAAAAAACTCCTTTTTTTCAAAGACATATTGTAGAAAACAAACTTTTATTTTTAAAACTACATAACTTTTTTACAGCCTATTTTACTAAAGAAGATGAGATGTTTGTAGAATCATTATTGATTGAGGCTTTAAGTGAATTAATACTTTCAAATACAATTTATACTAAAGAGTATAATAAAATCTTTGAAGATAGAAAACTTATAAAAAACACTTATGAACTTATAAATGACTCATTAGATACTAACTTTACACTTGATGCACTTGCATCAAATGTAAACCTAAGTAAATATCACTTTTTAAGACTATTTAAAAAAGAGTTTGGTCTAACACCACATGCTTTTATAATAAATCAAAGACTAAATAAAGCAAATAGACTTATTCAAAAAGGTGTATCAATAAGTCAAGCAAGTGTTGAAGTTGGCTTTAATGACCAATCTCACTACACAAGAAACTTCAAGAAGTTTTTTGGATATACTCCTCTTACTTTAAAAAAGAATAGCAATTTTATTCTATAA
- the nhaA gene encoding Na+/H+ antiporter NhaA produces the protein MIKQLITIERYINKEALSGIILFIATVAAVIVANSSWGQEYYDLWHMPLGINLGDFSISMTLTYWIDDGLMALFFLMVGLEIKREMLVGELSSISKASFPIVAAIGGMLIPALIYVGFNPDNPLGFGVPMATDIAFALGILMLLGTRVNPALKVFLVALAVVDDLGAVFVVATVYTSEIQSQYFLHAGIVYALIWILNKRGVTTLTPYLLLGILLWVYIHAIGIHATIAGVLLAFAIPITSKIDEKRFIEETRESVDEFEKHMDPIPILNHHQIDQLEIIAYRYDRVQNPLVRLEHNLHGLSAFFIMPLFAFSNAGVLIDFSTVSANLMIVLGVVCGLVIGKPVGILGLTYLAHKFNLVKKPDAISWREILAVGFIAGIGFTMSIFITHLAFLDEGTIAAVKLGVFAASFVAALIGVLLLLSIKKEKA, from the coding sequence ATGATTAAACAATTAATTACTATAGAGAGATATATAAATAAAGAAGCTCTAAGTGGTATTATTCTTTTTATTGCAACAGTCGCAGCTGTAATTGTTGCCAATTCAAGTTGGGGACAAGAATACTATGACTTATGGCATATGCCACTAGGAATAAACTTAGGTGATTTCTCTATTTCCATGACACTTACTTATTGGATTGATGATGGATTGATGGCATTATTCTTTTTAATGGTAGGATTAGAAATCAAAAGAGAAATGTTAGTAGGTGAACTATCAAGCATAAGTAAAGCTTCATTTCCAATCGTTGCTGCAATTGGTGGTATGTTAATACCTGCTCTTATTTATGTAGGATTTAACCCAGATAATCCACTAGGGTTTGGTGTACCTATGGCTACAGATATTGCATTTGCCTTAGGTATTTTAATGCTTTTAGGAACAAGAGTAAATCCTGCTTTAAAAGTTTTTTTAGTTGCTCTTGCAGTTGTTGATGATTTAGGTGCTGTATTTGTAGTTGCAACTGTTTATACAAGTGAAATTCAATCACAATACTTCTTACATGCAGGGATTGTTTATGCTTTAATTTGGATTTTAAATAAAAGAGGTGTTACTACTTTAACTCCTTACTTATTACTTGGTATTTTACTTTGGGTTTATATTCATGCTATTGGTATTCATGCAACTATTGCAGGTGTTTTATTAGCATTTGCTATTCCAATTACTTCTAAAATAGATGAAAAAAGATTTATTGAGGAAACTAGAGAGTCTGTGGATGAATTTGAAAAACACATGGATCCAATTCCTATTTTAAATCATCATCAAATAGATCAACTAGAAATTATTGCATATAGATATGATAGAGTTCAAAATCCTTTAGTTAGACTTGAACACAATCTACATGGTCTTTCAGCATTTTTTATTATGCCTTTATTTGCATTTTCAAATGCAGGAGTTTTAATCGACTTTAGTACAGTAAGTGCAAACCTAATGATAGTTTTAGGTGTTGTTTGTGGTCTAGTTATTGGTAAACCTGTAGGTATTTTAGGACTTACATACCTAGCTCATAAATTTAATTTAGTTAAAAAACCAGATGCTATTTCTTGGAGAGAGATTTTAGCAGTTGGATTTATAGCTGGTATTGGATTTACAATGTCTATCTTTATTACGCACTTAGCCTTCTTAGACGAGGGAACAATAGCTGCTGTTAAACTTGGTGTATTTGCTGCTTCATTTGTAGCTGCACTTATTGGTGTTTTACTACTTCTTTCTATAAAAAAAGAAAAAGCTTAA
- a CDS encoding Fur family transcriptional regulator, with protein MNLEKLTHEKNIKLTTARKAILEILVESDKPLCYEDIKNSLSMDKATFYRNITKFEEQNIINSFESNDKKRYFEISKTKHSHFICSVCSKIECIHEKLNFNLQDYQVDNIIIKGVCPNCLNKEHK; from the coding sequence ATGAACTTAGAAAAATTAACACATGAAAAAAATATAAAACTAACTACTGCAAGAAAAGCCATCTTGGAGATTTTAGTTGAATCAGATAAGCCTTTATGTTATGAGGATATCAAGAACAGTCTTTCAATGGATAAAGCTACATTTTATAGAAATATTACAAAGTTTGAGGAACAAAATATTATTAACTCTTTTGAGTCAAATGATAAAAAAAGATATTTTGAAATATCAAAAACAAAACACTCTCATTTTATTTGTAGTGTTTGTTCTAAGATTGAGTGTATTCATGAAAAGTTAAATTTTAATCTACAAGATTACCAAGTTGACAACATTATAATAAAAGGTGTTTGTCCAAATTGCTTAAATAAGGAACATAAATGA
- a CDS encoding metal ABC transporter solute-binding protein, Zn/Mn family, with the protein MKKVLLSLFFFIGMSLFANEVTVSILPQKYFVEKIAKDKVEVNVMVKAGFSPATYEPKTSQMRKLAKSKAYFSIGVPFEKVWLEKFEDANKNMLVVDTTHGIKKLEMQAHEHHDEEKHEEHKEEKHHDHDEHKHEKHDEHKHEEHAHHDHDEHKHEKHDDHDEHEGHDHSGLDPHVWLDPMLVKVQAKNIYEALAKIDSKNKDFYLANYKDFVKELESLNKKLESIIEPYEHKAFMVFHPSWGYFAKRYHLEQISIEIQGKEPKPAQLVELVDEAKKHDIKIVFVAPQFSQKGAKVISNSIKGYTATIDPLSYEWDKNLLKVANEIAKSYK; encoded by the coding sequence ATGAAAAAAGTTTTATTGTCTTTATTCTTTTTTATTGGTATGAGTTTATTTGCCAATGAAGTAACTGTAAGTATATTACCACAAAAATATTTTGTTGAAAAAATAGCAAAAGATAAAGTTGAAGTAAATGTTATGGTAAAAGCTGGCTTCTCTCCTGCAACATATGAGCCAAAAACATCACAAATGAGAAAATTAGCTAAGTCAAAAGCTTATTTTTCAATTGGTGTGCCGTTTGAAAAAGTATGGTTAGAAAAGTTTGAAGATGCAAATAAAAATATGCTTGTAGTTGATACTACTCATGGAATAAAAAAACTTGAAATGCAAGCTCATGAACATCATGATGAAGAAAAACATGAAGAGCATAAAGAAGAAAAACATCACGACCATGATGAACATAAACATGAAAAACACGATGAGCACAAACATGAAGAACATGCACATCATGACCATGACGAACATAAACATGAGAAACACGATGACCATGATGAACATGAAGGTCATGATCACTCTGGATTGGACCCACATGTTTGGTTAGATCCTATGTTAGTAAAAGTTCAAGCGAAAAATATCTATGAAGCTCTTGCTAAAATAGATTCAAAAAATAAAGATTTTTATTTAGCAAACTATAAAGATTTTGTAAAAGAGTTAGAATCTTTAAATAAAAAATTAGAATCAATTATTGAGCCTTATGAACATAAAGCATTTATGGTTTTCCATCCATCTTGGGGATATTTTGCAAAAAGATACCACTTAGAGCAAATTTCAATTGAAATTCAAGGAAAAGAGCCAAAACCTGCTCAATTAGTAGAATTAGTAGATGAAGCAAAAAAACATGATATAAAAATCGTATTTGTAGCACCACAATTCTCTCAAAAAGGTGCAAAAGTTATTTCAAATAGTATTAAAGGTTACACTGCTACAATTGACCCATTATCTTACGAATGGGATAAGAATTTATTAAAGGTAGCAAACGAGATTGCAAAAAGTTATAAATGA
- a CDS encoding nickel/cobalt transporter has protein sequence MIRYILLILIFKGILFGCSLCSVYSPKTHVSVSIEANDKLIKNAQVKWVFAKEFTKELLNLYDTNLDATFDEKEIEVIQDALLAYIEPKNYLTHLTYSTKIEEVSRTLDIKKYKFNFIDGILSFDYEFDLNYEIKHNHKLYIEVYDDASYFIMLIDENNQNFNIPYELKKEMDYNSVTYTINAPSLATSETKEEVKQSASEVRKKEKNLIEKSLEEENVQKEETLLGGFVKKVKYYLVEIEKGEDNWALLFLLAVSFVYGIIHAMGPGHGKALAFSYFSTQKSSYFQAFIISLATAFIHIVGALILVVISIFLLQSVLNSFLDDSIKYITQTSAVLIMLLSMYILYRKLKKKSCACSACCSTEENKPMFSTTGNINFVQKSESKIHFNNERKKQDLIFVLTAGLIPCPGTVVLFVYAFILKTYFSVILASIAISLGMGLVIFASSFLGVSLNKVSAKSTKIINIVEVLAPIVMFALGLLLLLNADIF, from the coding sequence ATGATACGATATATACTATTAATATTAATTTTTAAGGGCATCCTTTTTGGATGCTCCTTATGTTCAGTTTATTCTCCTAAAACACATGTTTCTGTTTCTATAGAAGCCAATGATAAACTTATAAAAAATGCACAAGTTAAATGGGTATTTGCAAAAGAGTTTACAAAAGAGCTTTTAAATCTCTATGATACAAATTTAGATGCAACATTTGATGAAAAAGAAATAGAAGTAATTCAAGATGCACTACTAGCTTACATAGAACCCAAAAATTACCTTACTCACTTAACTTACAGTACTAAAATAGAAGAAGTTTCACGAACACTTGATATAAAAAAATATAAATTTAATTTCATAGATGGGATATTAAGTTTTGATTATGAGTTTGATTTAAATTATGAAATAAAACACAATCATAAATTATATATTGAAGTTTATGATGATGCAAGTTACTTTATCATGCTTATTGATGAGAATAATCAAAATTTTAATATTCCTTATGAGTTAAAAAAAGAGATGGACTATAATAGTGTAACTTATACTATAAATGCACCTTCTCTAGCTACAAGTGAAACAAAAGAAGAAGTAAAACAAAGTGCTTCTGAAGTTAGAAAAAAAGAAAAAAATCTTATTGAAAAATCTTTAGAAGAAGAAAATGTTCAAAAAGAAGAGACTCTTTTAGGTGGCTTTGTAAAAAAAGTAAAATATTACTTAGTAGAGATAGAGAAGGGTGAAGATAACTGGGCTTTACTTTTCTTACTTGCTGTATCTTTTGTATATGGAATAATACACGCTATGGGACCAGGACATGGAAAAGCTTTAGCCTTTTCATACTTTAGTACTCAAAAAAGTTCATATTTTCAAGCCTTTATTATTTCACTTGCAACTGCATTTATTCATATAGTTGGGGCATTGATTTTAGTTGTGATTTCTATTTTTCTACTTCAAAGTGTTTTAAATAGTTTCTTAGATGATTCTATAAAGTACATCACTCAAACAAGTGCAGTTTTAATCATGCTTTTATCTATGTATATTTTATATAGAAAACTAAAGAAAAAATCTTGTGCTTGTAGTGCTTGTTGTAGTACAGAAGAAAATAAACCAATGTTTTCAACAACTGGAAATATTAATTTTGTTCAAAAGTCTGAAAGCAAAATTCATTTTAACAATGAAAGAAAAAAGCAAGACTTGATATTTGTACTAACTGCTGGACTTATTCCTTGTCCTGGAACAGTTGTACTTTTTGTATATGCTTTTATTTTAAAAACATATTTTTCAGTAATATTAGCAAGTATTGCTATCTCTCTTGGAATGGGACTTGTAATCTTTGCTTCATCATTTTTAGGAGTTTCTTTAAATAAAGTATCAGCTAAATCTACTAAAATAATCAATATTGTAGAAGTATTAGCACCTATTGTTATGTTTGCCTTAGGTTTATTACTTCTTTTAAACGCAGATATTTTTTAA
- a CDS encoding cupin, giving the protein MEKINIYDHLEYGEDKVKVSPMLETAFSKEIRIVFKKEQIMKDHKTPYPITVEIFEGSIDFGVGEKVYNLIKGDIVSLEGNIMHNLKANEDSIVRLTLSKSDSLLRVKNVLKL; this is encoded by the coding sequence ATGGAAAAAATAAATATTTATGACCATCTTGAATATGGCGAAGATAAAGTAAAAGTATCACCTATGTTAGAAACAGCTTTTTCAAAAGAGATAAGAATTGTTTTTAAAAAAGAGCAAATTATGAAAGATCATAAAACACCATATCCCATAACTGTTGAAATTTTTGAAGGCTCAATAGACTTTGGTGTTGGAGAAAAAGTTTATAATCTTATAAAAGGTGATATTGTAAGTTTAGAGGGAAATATTATGCATAATCTAAAAGCAAATGAAGACTCAATTGTAAGACTTACATTGTCTAAAAGCGATTCATTACTTAGAGTAAAAAATGTCTTAAAACTATAA
- a CDS encoding ABC transporter ATP-binding protein — MSNNNFLELENIYKAFPLPGGKEYKAVVDVNVKIAKNEIISIIGHSGCGKSTLLNMIAGLDAQTQGNILLKNKEIKGPGPERAVVFQNHSLLPWLTVFENIEMAVKKVMPHLNKQELKQRVEHFVSMVNLDHAKDKFPGEISGGMKQRVGIARALSIKPDVLLMDEPFGALDSLTRANLQEHLMRIQQSVQNTVIIITHDIDEAVLLSDKVIMMTNGPEATIGEILEVNLERPRDRVALQSDPEYIRCREAILDFLYKKFAKEDE; from the coding sequence ATGAGTAACAATAACTTTTTAGAATTAGAAAACATATATAAAGCCTTTCCTCTTCCAGGAGGAAAAGAGTATAAAGCCGTAGTTGATGTAAATGTAAAAATTGCAAAAAATGAAATTATTTCAATTATTGGTCATAGTGGATGTGGAAAATCAACTTTATTAAACATGATAGCTGGACTTGATGCACAAACACAAGGAAACATACTACTCAAAAATAAAGAGATAAAAGGACCAGGACCGGAGCGAGCAGTGGTATTCCAAAATCACTCCTTACTTCCTTGGTTAACTGTTTTTGAAAATATTGAAATGGCAGTAAAAAAAGTAATGCCACATCTAAATAAACAAGAATTAAAACAAAGAGTAGAACATTTTGTTTCAATGGTAAATTTAGACCATGCAAAAGATAAATTTCCTGGTGAAATATCAGGAGGTATGAAACAAAGAGTTGGTATTGCCAGAGCTTTATCTATTAAACCTGATGTACTACTTATGGATGAGCCTTTTGGTGCACTTGATTCACTTACGAGAGCAAATCTTCAAGAGCATTTAATGAGAATTCAACAAAGTGTTCAAAATACTGTAATTATTATTACTCATGATATTGATGAAGCTGTTTTATTAAGTGATAAAGTAATCATGATGACTAATGGACCTGAAGCTACTATTGGAGAAATACTAGAAGTAAACTTAGAGCGTCCTAGAGATAGAGTTGCTCTTCAAAGTGATCCTGAATATATTAGATGTAGAGAAGCTATTTTAGATTTCTTATATAAGAAGTTTGCAAAAGAGGATGAATAA
- the ntrB gene encoding nitrate ABC transporter permease, protein MKKEIYKKILFPLIVLVVLIQVWSGIAAMVEDFPTPSDTYIYAFGGETSDGDELEGVLSDPFYVENQDDKGVFWQIVASLERVFSGFGLAVLVGVPLGLVIGMSKNFQYAFEPFIQIFKPVSPLAWLPLLLFVFQDIDATAISTIFVTSIWPIIINTALGVKNVNQDYLNVAKVLQFSPIEKVFKIILPVAVPYIFTGMRLSLGIAWLVIVAAEMLTGGIGIGFWIWDEYNNLSYHNIIIGIILVGIIGFILDVIMGKIADYFDYRKKM, encoded by the coding sequence ATGAAAAAAGAAATCTATAAAAAAATACTATTTCCCCTAATAGTACTAGTAGTCTTAATTCAAGTGTGGTCAGGAATTGCAGCAATGGTTGAGGATTTTCCAACACCAAGTGATACTTATATATATGCATTTGGTGGAGAGACATCAGATGGAGATGAGTTAGAAGGTGTTTTATCAGACCCATTTTATGTTGAAAACCAGGATGATAAAGGTGTATTTTGGCAAATAGTAGCTTCATTAGAAAGAGTGTTTTCAGGTTTTGGACTTGCTGTTTTAGTAGGAGTTCCATTAGGTTTAGTTATTGGGATGAGTAAAAACTTTCAGTATGCATTTGAGCCATTTATACAAATATTTAAACCTGTGTCACCTTTAGCTTGGTTACCATTATTACTTTTTGTATTTCAAGATATAGATGCAACAGCAATTTCAACAATTTTTGTTACATCAATTTGGCCTATTATTATAAATACAGCACTTGGCGTAAAAAATGTAAATCAGGACTATTTAAATGTAGCAAAAGTTTTACAATTTTCACCAATTGAAAAGGTATTTAAAATTATCTTACCAGTAGCTGTTCCATATATTTTTACAGGAATGAGATTATCTTTAGGTATTGCATGGCTTGTTATTGTAGCAGCTGAAATGCTAACAGGTGGTATTGGTATTGGTTTTTGGATTTGGGATGAGTACAACAACCTTTCATATCACAATATTATCATAGGTATTATCTTAGTTGGTATTATAGGTTTTATTTTAGATGTAATTATGGGAAAAATTGCAGATTATTTTGACTATAGAAAAAAGATGTAA
- a CDS encoding CmpA/NrtA family ABC transporter substrate-binding protein, with translation MIKQVLKIGLGLSIITSSLLAAPEKTKLKIGFIALTDCAPLVIAKEKGFFKEEGLDVHVTKEGGGWPGIQQKVISGEYDFSHALAGMPIAATLGINGNAHLQALLSLDFNGNAITYGNNIIEEMEKYGLDKNKRPVSAESLKKYIDAKRKAEGENYQPLNFGMVHPVSTHNYELRYWMASSGIRPDQDCTIKPFPPPTMPSNLIAGNIEGYCVGEPWNSRIVLKGKGSALVTNYDIWNNNPEKVLQARADFVKKNPETTKAVMRAVIKAQKWLDSSWENREEAIKYLAKKNYVKAPKKVLQKSMSGTFLYNKGVDSSNPMFNVFANNYASYPFYSHGMWFVTQMYRWGQLDKPVDMKALIEKVYRPDLFAQVAKEVDYKLPPSPWKKDGVDEYNKFLDGKVWDPNKAVDYIFDFKVQNSLVSKEELLKVNKWKVNTAQPKYECHYGPAGCADPKYVTK, from the coding sequence ATGATTAAGCAGGTATTAAAAATCGGATTAGGTCTTTCTATTATTACAAGTTCACTTTTAGCAGCACCAGAAAAAACAAAGTTAAAAATTGGTTTTATTGCATTAACTGACTGTGCTCCATTAGTAATAGCAAAAGAAAAAGGTTTCTTTAAAGAAGAAGGTTTAGATGTACATGTTACAAAAGAAGGCGGTGGATGGCCTGGTATTCAACAAAAAGTTATTAGTGGAGAGTACGACTTTTCACATGCTTTAGCGGGTATGCCAATAGCTGCAACTTTAGGTATCAATGGTAATGCTCATTTACAAGCTTTATTATCTTTAGACTTTAATGGTAATGCTATTACATATGGTAATAACATTATTGAAGAAATGGAAAAATACGGATTAGATAAAAATAAAAGACCTGTATCTGCTGAATCTCTTAAAAAATATATTGATGCAAAAAGAAAAGCAGAGGGTGAAAACTATCAACCTCTAAACTTTGGTATGGTTCATCCTGTTTCAACACATAATTATGAATTAAGATATTGGATGGCTTCATCTGGGATTAGACCTGACCAAGATTGTACTATTAAACCTTTTCCTCCACCAACAATGCCAAGTAACTTAATCGCTGGAAATATTGAAGGATATTGTGTAGGTGAACCATGGAATTCAAGAATAGTGCTAAAAGGAAAAGGTTCAGCACTTGTAACAAACTATGATATTTGGAACAATAATCCAGAGAAAGTACTTCAAGCAAGAGCTGATTTTGTGAAGAAAAATCCAGAAACTACAAAAGCTGTAATGAGAGCTGTTATAAAAGCTCAAAAATGGCTTGATTCTTCATGGGAAAATAGAGAAGAAGCTATTAAGTATTTAGCTAAGAAGAACTATGTAAAAGCTCCAAAAAAAGTTTTACAAAAATCTATGAGTGGAACATTCCTTTATAACAAAGGTGTAGACTCATCAAATCCTATGTTTAATGTATTTGCAAATAATTATGCTTCATATCCATTTTATTCACATGGTATGTGGTTTGTAACACAAATGTACAGATGGGGACAACTTGATAAACCTGTTGATATGAAAGCTTTAATTGAAAAAGTTTATAGACCTGATTTATTTGCCCAAGTTGCTAAAGAGGTTGATTATAAACTACCTCCAAGTCCTTGGAAAAAAGATGGTGTTGATGAATATAACAAGTTTCTAGATGGAAAAGTTTGGGATCCAAATAAAGCAGTTGATTATATCTTTGACTTTAAAGTTCAGAATTCACTTGTTTCAAAAGAAGAGTTGTTGAAAGTTAATAAGTGGAAGGTTAATACAGCCCAACCTAAATATGAGTGTCACTATGGACCTGCTGGTTGTGCAGACCCTAAATATGTTACAAAGTAA